One genomic segment of Mastomys coucha isolate ucsf_1 unplaced genomic scaffold, UCSF_Mcou_1 pScaffold22, whole genome shotgun sequence includes these proteins:
- the LOC116104740 gene encoding beta-defensin 37-like, which produces MKITCFLLLILSLSSFQINPVAVLDTVTCIDNKDTCHMKNCPRFHKEVGTCYEGRGKCCHKCC; this is translated from the exons ATGAAGATCACCTGCTTTTTGCTGCTGATTCTCTCTCTATCCAGCTTCCAGATCAACCCAG TTGCTGTCCTTGACACAGTAACGTGTATTGACAATAAAGACACCTGTCACATGAAGAACTGTCCACGCTTTCATAAGGAAGTGGGCACCTGTTATGAAGGAAGAGGCAAGTGTTGTCACAAATGCTGCTGA
- the Defb1 gene encoding beta-defensin 1 → MKTSCFLLLILSLYFFQINQAIGPDTKKCVQRKDACYYFECPWLSNSVGTCYKGKGKCCQKRY, encoded by the exons ATGAAGACCTCCTGCTTTCTGCTGCTGATCCTCTCTCTATACTTCTTCCAGATCAACCAAG cTATTGGCCCTGACACAAAAAAATGTGTCCAAAGAAAAGATGCTTGTTACTACTTTGAATGCCCATGGTTGTCTAATTCTGTTGGAACCTGTTATAAAGGAAAAGGCAAGTGTTGCCAAAAACGCTATTAG